The Serratia rhizosphaerae genome has a segment encoding these proteins:
- the argC gene encoding N-acetyl-gamma-glutamyl-phosphate reductase gives MLNTLIVGASGYAGAELTAYLNRHPHMNITALAVSAQSADAGKLLSDLHPQLKGIVDLPLQPLTDVAQAAQGIDVVFLATAHEVSHDIAPAFLDAGCVVFDLSGAFRVQDAAFYQQYYGFEHQHAGWLEQVVYGLAEWQSEKIKTAQLIAVPGCYPTAAQLALKPLIDGQLLNLTQWPVINATSGVSGAGRKASVTTSFCEVSLQPYGIFTHRHQPEIAAHLGAPVIFTPHLGNFPRGILETITCRLQPGVSAEDIAAAYHAAYDDKPLVRLYEQGVPALKAVVGLPFCDIGFAVQGEHLIVVAVEDNLLKGAAAQAVQCLNIRFGFPETQSLL, from the coding sequence ATGTTGAACACGCTGATCGTTGGTGCCAGCGGCTATGCCGGAGCGGAGCTCACGGCGTACCTGAATCGCCACCCACATATGAACATAACCGCTTTAGCGGTTTCAGCGCAAAGTGCAGATGCAGGAAAATTGCTTTCCGACCTGCATCCTCAGTTGAAAGGCATCGTTGATTTACCGCTGCAGCCGCTGACGGACGTGGCGCAAGCGGCGCAGGGCATCGACGTGGTGTTCCTCGCCACCGCCCATGAAGTCAGCCATGACATTGCGCCGGCGTTTCTGGACGCCGGCTGTGTGGTGTTTGATCTATCCGGCGCCTTCCGGGTGCAGGATGCGGCGTTTTATCAGCAGTATTACGGGTTTGAGCATCAGCATGCCGGCTGGCTGGAGCAGGTGGTGTACGGGCTGGCCGAGTGGCAGAGCGAAAAAATCAAAACGGCGCAGCTGATCGCGGTGCCGGGCTGCTACCCGACCGCCGCTCAGCTGGCGCTAAAACCGCTGATCGACGGCCAGTTGCTGAACCTGACGCAGTGGCCGGTGATTAACGCCACCAGCGGCGTCAGCGGCGCCGGACGCAAGGCCAGCGTCACCACCAGCTTTTGCGAAGTGAGCCTGCAGCCGTATGGCATTTTCACCCACCGGCATCAGCCGGAAATCGCCGCGCATCTCGGCGCACCGGTGATCTTCACCCCGCATTTGGGCAACTTCCCGCGCGGCATTCTGGAAACCATCACCTGTCGGCTGCAGCCCGGCGTGAGCGCTGAGGATATCGCCGCCGCCTATCATGCCGCCTATGACGACAAGCCGCTGGTGCGGCTGTACGAACAGGGCGTGCCAGCGCTGAAGGCGGTGGTGGGGCTGCCGTTCTGCGATATCGGCTTTGCCGTGCAGGGTGAGCACCTGATCGTCGTAGCGGTGGAAGATAACCTGTTAAAAGGCGCGGCCGCTCAGGCGGTGCAGTGCCTGAATATTCGCTTTGGGTTCCCTGAAACCCAATCATTACTTTAA
- the argB gene encoding acetylglutamate kinase, translated as MNPLIIKLGGVLLDSEEALERLFTALDSYRAQYQRPLVIVHGGGCVVDELMKQLSLPVVKKNGLRVTPAEQIDIITGALAGTANKTLLAWAVKHQINAVGLSLADGNSVAVTQLDPELGHVGNAQPGSPALLQTLLGAGYLPVVSSIGITAGGELMNVNADQAATALAATLGADLILLSDVSGILDGKGQRIAEMTAQKAEQLIEQGIITDGMVVKVNAALDAARTLGRPVDIASWRNAEKLPALFNGESIGTRILA; from the coding sequence ATGAATCCGTTAATTATCAAGTTAGGTGGCGTGTTATTAGACAGTGAAGAAGCGCTGGAGCGTCTGTTTACCGCGCTGGACAGCTATCGCGCCCAGTATCAGCGTCCGCTGGTGATCGTGCACGGCGGCGGCTGCGTGGTGGATGAGCTGATGAAGCAGCTGTCTTTGCCGGTGGTGAAGAAAAACGGCCTGCGGGTCACGCCCGCTGAACAGATCGACATTATTACCGGCGCGCTGGCGGGCACGGCCAATAAAACCCTGCTGGCCTGGGCGGTTAAGCACCAAATCAACGCGGTCGGCCTGAGCCTGGCGGACGGCAACAGCGTTGCGGTTACGCAGCTCGATCCGGAGCTGGGCCACGTGGGCAACGCGCAGCCGGGGTCGCCGGCACTGCTGCAAACCCTGCTGGGCGCGGGTTATCTGCCGGTTGTCAGCTCCATCGGCATTACCGCCGGCGGCGAGCTGATGAATGTCAATGCCGACCAGGCCGCGACGGCGCTGGCCGCCACGCTGGGCGCCGACCTGATCCTGCTGTCGGACGTCAGCGGCATTCTGGACGGCAAGGGCCAGCGCATTGCCGAAATGACGGCGCAAAAAGCGGAGCAGCTTATCGAACAGGGCATCATCACCGATGGTATGGTGGTGAAGGTTAACGCGGCGTTGGACGCTGCCCGCACCCTTGGCCGCCCGGTCGATATCGCCAGCTGGCGCAATGCGGAAAAATTACCGGCGCTGTTCAACGGTGAATCAATCGGCACCCGGATTCTTGCTTAA
- a CDS encoding argininosuccinate synthase: MQNQNIKKIVLAYSGGLDTSAIIPWLKENYGGCEVVAFVADIGQDRSDLEGVEKKALQSGASECHVVDLREEFIRDYVYPVLQTGALYEGTYLLGTSMARPIIAKAQVELALKVGADALCHGATGKGNDQVRFETTYTALAPQLKVVAPWREWNLRSREALLDYLKERNIPTTASLEKIYSRDENAWHISTEGGVLESPWNAPNKDCWVWTVDPLEAPDRPEQVTIRVEKGRVVAVNGETLTPYQCLEKLNELGAKHGVGRIDIVENRLVGIKSRGCYETPGGTIMVAALRGVEQLVLDRDSFKWREQLGLEMSYVVYDGRWFAPLRRSIQASAEALAEEVNGEVVLQLYKGQVTAVQKKSANSLYSEEFATFGEDEVYDHSHAGGFIRLFSLSSRIRALNEQK; the protein is encoded by the coding sequence ATGCAAAACCAAAATATCAAAAAAATCGTGCTGGCTTACTCCGGCGGCCTGGATACTTCTGCCATCATTCCGTGGCTGAAAGAGAACTACGGCGGCTGTGAAGTGGTGGCGTTTGTGGCGGATATCGGCCAGGATCGCAGCGATCTGGAAGGGGTGGAGAAAAAGGCGCTGCAGTCCGGCGCCTCCGAGTGTCACGTGGTCGACCTGCGTGAAGAGTTCATCCGTGATTATGTCTATCCGGTGCTGCAGACCGGCGCATTGTATGAAGGCACCTACCTGCTCGGCACCTCCATGGCGCGTCCGATTATCGCCAAGGCGCAGGTTGAGCTGGCGCTGAAGGTTGGCGCCGACGCGCTGTGCCACGGCGCAACCGGTAAAGGCAACGATCAGGTGCGTTTCGAAACCACCTACACGGCGCTGGCGCCGCAGCTGAAAGTGGTGGCGCCTTGGCGTGAGTGGAACCTGCGTTCCCGTGAAGCGCTGCTGGACTACCTGAAAGAGCGTAATATTCCGACTACCGCGTCGCTGGAAAAAATCTACAGCCGTGATGAAAACGCCTGGCATATTTCCACCGAAGGCGGCGTGCTGGAAAGCCCGTGGAATGCGCCTAACAAAGATTGCTGGGTATGGACCGTCGATCCGCTGGAAGCGCCGGATCGGCCGGAGCAGGTCACCATCCGCGTAGAAAAAGGCCGGGTGGTGGCGGTGAACGGTGAAACACTGACGCCGTACCAGTGCCTGGAAAAACTGAACGAACTGGGCGCCAAGCACGGCGTGGGGCGGATCGATATCGTCGAGAACCGTCTGGTCGGCATCAAATCCCGCGGCTGCTATGAAACACCGGGAGGCACCATCATGGTTGCGGCGCTGCGCGGCGTCGAGCAGCTGGTGCTGGATCGCGACAGCTTCAAATGGCGCGAGCAGTTAGGGCTGGAAATGTCCTACGTGGTTTATGACGGCCGCTGGTTCGCACCGCTGCGTCGTTCGATCCAGGCTTCTGCCGAAGCGCTGGCGGAAGAGGTGAACGGTGAAGTGGTGCTGCAGCTGTATAAAGGCCAGGTGACGGCGGTTCAGAAAAAATCGGCCAACAGCCTGTATTCAGAAGAGTTCGCCACCTTTGGCGAAGACGAAGTTTACGACCACAGCCATGCCGGCGGCTTTATCCGCCTGTTCTCTCTGTCTTCACGTATCCGTGCGTTGAACGAACAGAAGTAA
- the argH gene encoding argininosuccinate lyase, whose product MALWGGRFSQAADQRFKHLNDSLRFDYRLAEQDIVGSVAWSKALATVNVLTAQEQQQLEQALNALLTEVQADPLAIVQSDAEDIHSWVEQKLIEKVGDLGKKLHTGRSRNDQVATDLKLWCKQQVGDLLTAIVQLQQALVETAEANQDAVMPGYTHLQRAQPVTFAHWCLAYVEMLARDESRLQDTLKRLDVSPLGCGALAGTAYPIDREQLAGWLGFASATRNSLDSVSDRDHVLELLSNASISMVHLSRFAEDLIFFNSGEADFIELSDRVTSGSSLMPQKKNPDALELIRGKCGRVQGALTGMMMTLKGLPLAYNKDMQEDKEGLFDALDTWMDCLQMAALVLDGIQVKRPRCQEAAEQGYANATELADYLVAKGVPFREAHHIVGEAVVEAIRQGKALEALPLADLQQFSSVIGDDVYPVLSLQSCLDKRAAKGGVSPQQVASAIAAAKQRLA is encoded by the coding sequence ATGGCACTTTGGGGCGGGCGGTTCAGTCAGGCGGCGGATCAGCGGTTCAAACACTTAAACGACTCACTGCGTTTCGATTACCGTCTGGCGGAGCAGGATATTGTCGGCTCTGTCGCCTGGTCGAAAGCGCTGGCGACCGTCAATGTACTGACGGCGCAGGAGCAGCAGCAGCTGGAACAGGCGTTGAACGCCTTGTTGACGGAAGTTCAGGCCGATCCGCTGGCGATCGTGCAGAGCGATGCGGAAGATATCCACAGTTGGGTGGAGCAAAAGCTGATTGAGAAAGTCGGCGATCTGGGTAAAAAGCTGCACACCGGGCGGAGCCGTAACGATCAGGTGGCGACCGATCTGAAGCTATGGTGCAAACAGCAGGTCGGCGATCTGCTGACGGCGATCGTCCAGCTGCAGCAGGCGCTGGTGGAAACTGCCGAAGCCAACCAGGATGCGGTGATGCCGGGGTATACCCACCTGCAGCGCGCACAGCCGGTGACATTCGCTCACTGGTGCCTGGCGTATGTAGAAATGCTGGCCCGTGACGAGAGCCGCCTGCAGGATACGCTGAAACGGCTGGATGTCAGCCCGCTTGGCTGCGGCGCACTGGCGGGGACCGCCTATCCTATCGATCGCGAACAGCTGGCCGGCTGGCTGGGTTTTGCTTCCGCCACCCGCAACAGCCTGGACAGCGTTTCCGACCGTGACCACGTGCTGGAACTGCTGTCCAACGCTTCAATCAGCATGGTGCACCTGTCGCGCTTTGCCGAAGACCTGATCTTCTTTAACAGCGGCGAAGCGGACTTTATTGAGCTTTCCGACCGTGTGACGTCCGGTTCGTCGCTGATGCCGCAGAAGAAAAACCCGGACGCGCTGGAGCTGATCCGCGGTAAATGCGGCCGTGTGCAGGGCGCATTGACCGGCATGATGATGACGTTAAAAGGCCTGCCGTTGGCGTATAACAAAGACATGCAGGAAGACAAAGAAGGGCTGTTCGACGCGCTCGACACCTGGATGGACTGCCTGCAGATGGCGGCGCTGGTGCTGGACGGTATTCAGGTGAAACGTCCGCGCTGTCAGGAAGCGGCGGAGCAGGGCTATGCCAATGCCACCGAACTGGCGGATTACCTGGTTGCCAAAGGCGTGCCTTTCCGTGAGGCGCACCATATCGTCGGTGAGGCGGTGGTCGAGGCCATTCGTCAGGGCAAGGCGCTGGAAGCGTTGCCGCTGGCCGATTTGCAGCAGTTCAGCAGCGTGATTGGCGATGACGTCTATCCGGTGCTGTCGCTGCAGTCCTGCCTTGATAAACGCGCGGCGAAAGGCGGCGTATCGCCGCAGCAGGTCGCCAGCGCCATTGCCGCCGCCAAGCAACGGCTGGCATAA
- a CDS encoding glutathione peroxidase codes for MFTSQEGKKVPQVTFHTRQGDQWVDVTTSDLFKDKTVVVFSLPGAFTPTCSSSHLPRYNELFSVFKQHGVDSILCVSVNDTFVMNAWKADQHAENITFVPDGNGEFTKGMNMLVEKAELGFGPRSWRYSMLVRNGVVEKMFVEPNKPGDPFEVSDADTMLKYLAPEFKVQESITVFTKPGCPFCAKAKQMLQERGMQYEEIVLGQDATTVSLRAVSGRATVPQVFIGGRHIGGSDDLEKFLSV; via the coding sequence ATGTTTACCAGCCAAGAAGGCAAAAAAGTCCCTCAGGTTACGTTCCACACCCGCCAAGGCGACCAATGGGTCGACGTCACCACCAGCGATCTGTTTAAAGACAAGACCGTGGTCGTGTTTTCCCTGCCGGGCGCCTTTACCCCGACCTGCTCTTCCAGCCATCTGCCACGCTATAACGAGCTGTTCAGCGTGTTTAAGCAGCACGGTGTCGACAGCATCCTGTGCGTTTCCGTCAACGACACCTTCGTGATGAACGCCTGGAAGGCGGACCAGCACGCCGAAAATATTACCTTCGTGCCGGACGGCAACGGCGAATTCACCAAAGGCATGAATATGCTGGTTGAGAAAGCCGAGCTCGGCTTCGGCCCGCGTTCATGGCGCTACTCCATGCTGGTGCGCAACGGCGTGGTCGAAAAAATGTTCGTGGAACCCAACAAACCGGGCGACCCGTTTGAAGTGTCTGACGCCGACACCATGCTGAAATACCTGGCGCCGGAGTTCAAAGTGCAGGAGTCCATCACCGTGTTCACCAAGCCGGGCTGTCCGTTCTGCGCCAAAGCCAAACAGATGCTGCAAGAGCGCGGCATGCAGTATGAAGAGATCGTTCTGGGCCAGGACGCGACCACCGTCAGCCTGCGCGCCGTCAGCGGCCGCGCCACCGTGCCGCAGGTATTTATCGGCGGCCGTCATATCGGCGGCAGCGACGATCTGGAAAAATTCCTGTCAGTCTGA
- the oxyR gene encoding DNA-binding transcriptional regulator OxyR, with protein MNIRDLEYLVALAEHRHFRRAADSCHVSQPTLSGQIRKLEDELGVMLLERTSRKVLFTQAGLLLVEQARTVLREVKVLKEMASQQGETMSGPLHIGLIPTVGPYLLPQIIPTLHKSFPKLEMYLHEAQTQQLLAQLDSGKLDCAILALVKETEAFIEVPLFDEPMKLAVYSDHPWAQRDRVAMPDLSGEKLLMLEDGHCLRDQAMGFCFQAGADEDTHFRATSLETLRNMVAAGSGITLLPSLAVPPERERDGVCYLDCYKPEPKRTIALVYRPGSPLRSRYEQLAEAIREHMQGYIGSTLKQAV; from the coding sequence ATGAATATTCGTGATTTAGAGTACCTGGTCGCCTTGGCCGAGCACCGCCACTTCCGGCGCGCTGCCGATTCATGCCATGTCAGCCAGCCCACGCTTAGCGGCCAGATCCGCAAACTGGAAGATGAACTGGGCGTGATGCTGCTGGAACGCACCAGCCGCAAAGTGCTGTTTACTCAGGCGGGTTTGCTGCTGGTGGAACAGGCGCGAACCGTACTGCGTGAAGTCAAGGTGTTAAAGGAAATGGCCAGCCAGCAGGGGGAAACCATGTCCGGGCCGCTGCATATCGGTCTGATCCCGACGGTGGGGCCTTACCTGCTGCCGCAGATTATCCCGACGCTGCATAAGTCCTTCCCGAAGCTGGAAATGTATCTGCACGAAGCACAAACTCAGCAGTTGTTGGCCCAGCTCGACAGCGGCAAGCTGGACTGCGCGATTCTGGCGTTGGTCAAAGAGACCGAGGCCTTTATTGAAGTGCCGCTGTTTGACGAACCGATGAAGCTGGCGGTCTATTCCGATCATCCGTGGGCGCAGCGTGATCGCGTCGCGATGCCGGATCTGTCAGGGGAAAAGTTGCTGATGCTGGAAGACGGCCACTGCCTGCGCGATCAGGCGATGGGCTTCTGCTTCCAGGCCGGTGCGGATGAGGATACCCATTTCCGCGCCACCAGTCTGGAGACGTTGCGCAATATGGTGGCCGCCGGCAGCGGGATTACGCTGCTGCCTTCACTGGCGGTGCCGCCGGAACGCGAGCGTGACGGCGTGTGCTATCTGGATTGCTATAAACCGGAGCCGAAACGCACCATTGCGCTGGTGTATCGCCCCGGCTCCCCGCTGCGCAGTCGTTATGAACAGCTGGCCGAGGCGATTCGCGAGCATATGCAAGGTTACATCGGCTCGACGTTAAAACAGGCGGTTTAA
- the sthA gene encoding Si-specific NAD(P)(+) transhydrogenase, producing the protein MQQHYQFDAIIIGSGPGGEGAAMGLVKQGARVAVIERFNNVGGGCTHWGTIPSKALRHAVSRIIEFNQNPLYNNSRTLSATFPDILRHADNVINQQTRMRQGFYERNQCKLFAGDAHFIDANTVSVTYPDGTQDTVSATHIVIACGSRPYHPAGVDFNHSRIYDSDSILELNHEPRHVIIYGAGVIGCEYASIFRGLNVKVDLINTRDRLLAFLDQEMSDSLSYHFWNNGVVIRHNEEYEKIEGVDDGVIVHLKSGKKVKADCLLYANGRTGNTDSLGLENVGLDSDSRGLLKVNSMYQTAVPHIYAVGDVIGYPSLASAAYDQGRIAAQAISSGEVGGHLVDDIPTGIYTIPEISSVGKTEQELTAMKVPYEVGRAQFKHLARAQIAGMNVGSLKILFHRDTLEILGIHCFGERAAEIIHIGQAIMEQKNGGNSIEYFVNTTFNYPTMAEAYRVAALNGLNRLF; encoded by the coding sequence ATGCAACAGCACTATCAATTTGACGCCATTATTATTGGCTCGGGCCCTGGCGGCGAAGGTGCCGCTATGGGATTGGTGAAACAAGGCGCCCGTGTGGCCGTGATTGAGCGGTTCAATAACGTCGGCGGTGGTTGTACCCACTGGGGCACCATCCCCTCGAAAGCCCTCCGCCACGCCGTCAGCCGCATTATCGAATTCAACCAAAACCCGCTCTACAATAATTCCCGTACGCTCAGCGCCACTTTCCCTGACATCCTCCGCCACGCCGACAACGTTATCAATCAGCAAACGCGTATGCGCCAGGGGTTCTATGAGCGCAACCAGTGCAAACTGTTTGCCGGCGACGCCCACTTTATCGACGCTAATACCGTCAGCGTCACTTACCCGGACGGCACGCAGGACACGGTCAGCGCGACGCATATCGTCATCGCCTGCGGCTCACGCCCTTATCATCCGGCCGGCGTCGACTTTAACCACTCGCGCATTTACGACAGCGATTCCATCCTTGAGCTGAACCACGAACCGCGCCACGTCATTATTTATGGCGCCGGGGTGATTGGCTGCGAGTACGCCTCGATCTTCCGCGGCCTGAACGTCAAGGTCGATCTGATCAACACCCGCGATCGTCTGCTGGCGTTCCTCGATCAGGAAATGTCGGATTCACTCTCCTACCACTTCTGGAACAACGGCGTAGTGATCCGCCATAACGAAGAGTACGAGAAAATCGAAGGGGTGGATGACGGGGTTATCGTACACCTGAAGTCCGGCAAGAAAGTGAAAGCGGACTGCCTGCTGTACGCCAACGGCCGTACCGGTAACACCGACTCGCTGGGGCTGGAGAATGTCGGCCTGGATTCAGACAGCCGCGGGCTGCTGAAAGTCAACAGCATGTACCAAACCGCGGTGCCGCATATCTATGCCGTGGGCGACGTCATCGGCTATCCGAGCCTGGCTTCTGCCGCTTACGATCAGGGGCGCATCGCCGCGCAGGCGATCTCCAGCGGTGAAGTGGGCGGGCATCTGGTCGACGATATCCCGACCGGGATTTACACCATTCCGGAAATCAGCTCCGTCGGCAAAACCGAGCAGGAACTGACGGCGATGAAAGTGCCGTATGAAGTGGGCCGCGCCCAGTTCAAACACCTGGCGCGGGCGCAGATTGCCGGCATGAACGTCGGCAGCCTGAAGATCCTGTTCCACCGCGATACGCTGGAGATCCTGGGGATCCACTGCTTTGGCGAGCGCGCCGCCGAGATCATTCACATCGGTCAGGCGATCATGGAACAGAAAAATGGAGGTAATAGCATCGAGTATTTCGTTAATACTACCTTCAACTATCCGACCATGGCCGAAGCCTACCGGGTGGCGGCGCTCAACGGCTTAAACCGCCTGTTTTAA
- the fabR gene encoding HTH-type transcriptional repressor FabR: MGVRAQQKERTRRSLIEAAFSQLSAERSFASLSLREVSREAGIAPTSFYRHFRDVDELGLTMVDESGLMLRQLMRQARQRIAKGGSVIRTSVSTFMEFIGNNPNAFRLLLRERSGTSAAFRAAVAREIQHFIAELADYLELENHMPRSFTEAQAEAMVTIVFSAGAEALDIDIEQRCQLEERLVLQLRMISKGAYYWYRREQEKTSVSHV, translated from the coding sequence ATGGGCGTCAGAGCACAACAGAAAGAACGGACGCGTCGTTCCCTGATTGAGGCGGCTTTTAGCCAACTCAGCGCCGAACGCAGTTTCGCCAGCCTGAGCCTGCGGGAAGTTTCCCGCGAGGCAGGGATTGCGCCGACCTCGTTTTATCGTCATTTCCGCGATGTGGATGAGCTGGGGCTGACGATGGTCGATGAAAGCGGCCTGATGCTGCGCCAGCTGATGCGGCAGGCGCGTCAGCGCATCGCCAAGGGCGGCAGCGTGATCCGCACGTCGGTGTCCACCTTTATGGAATTTATCGGCAATAACCCTAATGCGTTTCGCCTGTTGCTGCGTGAACGTTCCGGCACCTCTGCGGCATTTCGCGCCGCGGTGGCGCGTGAAATCCAGCATTTTATTGCCGAACTGGCGGATTACCTCGAACTGGAAAACCATATGCCGCGCAGCTTTACCGAAGCGCAGGCCGAGGCGATGGTGACCATCGTGTTCAGCGCCGGCGCCGAAGCGCTGGATATTGATATTGAGCAGCGCTGCCAGCTGGAAGAGCGGCTGGTGCTGCAACTACGCATGATCTCTAAAGGCGCTTACTACTGGTATCGCCGCGAGCAAGAAAAAACGTCTGTGTCCCACGTATAA
- a CDS encoding YijD family membrane protein, which yields MEKPGRENGTLLLALVAGLSVNGSFAALFSSVVPFSVFPLIALVLAVYCLHQRYLNHAMPDGMPKLAAGCFLLGLLLYSAIVRAEYPQIGSNFLPSILCVALVLWLGVKLKARKALNVENGPQS from the coding sequence ATGGAAAAACCAGGCCGTGAGAATGGCACCTTACTGCTGGCATTGGTTGCCGGCCTTTCTGTTAATGGTTCTTTTGCCGCACTGTTTAGTTCGGTCGTGCCGTTTTCGGTCTTCCCGCTGATTGCTTTGGTGCTGGCGGTGTACTGCCTGCATCAGCGTTATCTTAACCATGCGATGCCGGACGGTATGCCAAAGCTGGCGGCGGGCTGCTTTTTACTGGGGCTGCTGCTGTATAGCGCCATTGTGCGCGCGGAATATCCGCAGATCGGCTCCAACTTCCTGCCGTCGATTCTGTGCGTAGCGCTGGTGTTGTGGCTGGGCGTGAAGTTGAAGGCGCGCAAAGCGCTTAACGTTGAGAACGGCCCGCAGTCATAA
- the trmA gene encoding tRNA (uridine(54)-C5)-methyltransferase TrmA, translating to MTPENLPIERYDEQLAEKTSRLKTMMSPFGAPKPEVYRSPVQHYRMRAEFRIWHDEDEMYHIMFDQQTKQRIRIDRFPAASELINRLMQALIAAIKPEPILRRKLFQIDYLSTQSGKIIASLLYHRKLDEEWRQHAEQLRDALRAQGFDLHLIGRASKMKMMLDQDYVDEVLPVAGRDMIYRQVENSFTQPNAAMNVQMLEWALDVTAGAKGDLLELYCGNGNFSLALARNFERVLATEIAKPSVAAAQYNIAANQIDNVQIIRMSAEEFTQAMNGVRSFNRLQGIELSDYNCETIFVDPPRSGLDDETVKMVQAYPRILYISCNPETLCANLATLQETHQVTRLALFDQFPYTHHMECGVLLEKRA from the coding sequence ATGACCCCCGAGAATTTGCCGATTGAACGCTACGACGAGCAGCTGGCGGAAAAAACCAGCCGCCTGAAAACCATGATGTCGCCGTTCGGGGCGCCCAAACCGGAAGTGTACCGCTCGCCAGTCCAGCACTACCGCATGCGCGCCGAGTTTCGCATCTGGCATGATGAAGACGAGATGTACCACATCATGTTCGATCAGCAGACCAAGCAGCGCATCCGCATCGATCGTTTCCCGGCCGCCAGCGAGCTGATTAACCGCCTGATGCAAGCGCTGATCGCCGCCATCAAACCGGAACCCATCCTGCGGCGTAAGCTGTTCCAGATTGATTATCTCTCCACCCAAAGCGGCAAAATCATCGCCTCACTGCTGTATCACCGCAAACTGGACGAAGAGTGGCGGCAGCATGCGGAGCAACTGCGTGACGCGCTGCGCGCGCAAGGCTTCGACCTGCACCTGATCGGCCGTGCGTCAAAAATGAAGATGATGCTGGATCAGGATTATGTCGATGAAGTGCTGCCGGTCGCCGGCCGCGACATGATCTACCGCCAGGTGGAAAACAGCTTTACCCAGCCCAACGCGGCGATGAATGTGCAAATGCTGGAGTGGGCGCTGGACGTGACCGCCGGCGCCAAAGGCGATCTGCTGGAGCTGTACTGCGGGAACGGCAATTTCTCGCTGGCGCTGGCGCGCAACTTCGAGCGCGTACTGGCCACCGAGATCGCCAAGCCTTCGGTTGCGGCGGCGCAATACAATATCGCCGCCAATCAGATCGATAACGTGCAGATCATTCGGATGTCGGCGGAAGAGTTTACTCAGGCAATGAACGGCGTGCGCAGCTTCAACCGTCTGCAGGGCATTGAATTAAGTGACTATAACTGCGAGACGATTTTCGTCGATCCGCCGCGCAGCGGGCTGGATGACGAGACGGTGAAGATGGTGCAGGCCTACCCGCGCATTCTGTATATTTCCTGCAATCCGGAAACGCTGTGCGCCAATCTGGCGACCCTACAGGAAACGCATCAGGTTACACGTCTGGCGCTGTTCGATCAGTTCCCGTATACCCACCACATGGAGTGCGGCGTACTGTTGGAAAAACGCGCCTGA